CAAGGAAGGGGCGAGACGCCTCGTGGACGCTTTTCTCTCTTAGCTGCAGTTCCCATGGTAGCCATCAGGGGTCACTGTTGCCCCAGTCTCCACGGCCAGGCTAGGGAAGGGGAAGGGTGCGGTCCTCATAGGCAGGTCCTAGTTGCCCACTTCGACCCCGACAAGGTAACAGGGTAATTGTTGTTATACAGAGCGGCTCGCACAGACTGGCGCACTACGCTCAGGCCCTGCCTGAAAAAAACTGGGGTTTGCGGGACAGCTACTGGAGTGAGCAAATGTGCTTGGTGTGGCCACGTGTGACCCAGCCCCTCCTTCTGCCACTCCCTTCACCAAGGTTTGGCCATTCGATGGCAAATTCCCCTTCAAAGGCCCTCATGGCACTGACATAAAAGTCAGGAAAGTGTATGCGCGCATGCGCTATGGTGCAGCTGCTGAAGCCACGGCCTGCGGCGCAGTATCTCATAGTGGCTGGtgccagtccaggctgctccacttcccgtccagcccctgcccaaccctggctgttgcatgttACAGCCATtcggaaagtgaaccaacagatggaagatctctgtctctcctctctcggtaactctttcaaataaataataaatatatctaaaaaaaaaaaaaaaaaaaaaaaaagcctggacaGACGGCGGGGCCATGTCAGCATGTCCCAAGGCATTCTGCCCCGGGGCCAGAGGCTAGCTCCCAGTGTGAGCACAGGGAGCCGATGTGCAGTGTGTCCTGCACAGCAGCAGACGTCACCAGCACCCCTCCCTCGGCCTGTGCTGCCTGTGGACAGACACTGCAGAGGACAGAAGCCAGAGGCAGAGTGGGGGCCCGGCGCTCACACCAAGCCGCTTCCCTGCTGAGTTCAGCCACTTCTGGCCTGAGCCGGAGACAGCAGCAAGATTGTCCCGTGTCACTGCCATGGCAACCCCGGCTGCCTGGGCCCTCACGGAGGTGCTGGTGGACCGCAGCCGATTCATCCTGTATCCCGGCCGTAGGGTCACCACCTCAAGTCCCccaggagggagacaggaagttCATCCAGTGTTAACGCCATATAGATGGAGAGATAATGGGCTGCCCAGGACCAGGGTACAAACAGACCTCAGCATTTATTGTGCCTTCTCCACTCTTCccgtgggaggcagggggtgggggggcgagggtgggggaggggagagaggaagccgGGCTCTTAAATCCTTAATAATCCGAGGCTAATAACTGAGGGGGAAGGGGCTGGAAAAGGGGGTGGATGCAACCAAGGGatgcccctgggggagggggaggagcaccAAGCTGGGGGTCCCTGGGTGGGGCAAGAGGAGAGgaagtggctgggctgggcattCTCCCTAGGCCAGGCAGCACAGGGGCAGAGGGATGAGTGAAGGGCCATGGTAAGCAGGTGAGTCTCAGAGACACCCTGCCCCAGCATCCTGACTTGGCCAGGGTGCCCCAGCCAGGGTCTGGCTGCTCCTTTGGTTTCAAGCACGTGAAATCAGATATCGGCAGAAGACCTGCTCTGGTCCCCTCCCTCCTGTTCCTGCTcttggctgccccctccccaacccaggTTCCATCCCATCCCATGTGAGTAGGGGCTGGGGGGTGGTGGAGTGTGTGAACATCCGGGTATCTCCCGGCCACAAAGGTcaggtctcttcctctctgcctatgGGAGGCCAGTAAGCTGGGGAAGGGGTGCCCCTCAATGCCCTGGGCCCCCGTTTTGGGGGCTGCAGTCCAGGGAGGGCCCTTTGGGGTTGGGTGAGGAGTCGGGTTCTGCGtcggtgggcagcagggagccccGGGCACCCCGACACGCTGGGCTGTAATAGAAGGAAAGCAGGCGGAAGGAGGGCCGTAGCTCCTCCTGTATGCTGTCCAGGATGTGGGTGAAGGTTGGACGCAGGCGCGGGTTCTGCTGCCAGCAGCGGCTCATCAGCTCCTGCCTGGTGGGCGTGGGAGCAGAGTCACAGGGGGCCTGGACCCCCAGCCTCTGTCAGTGCGAGTTGGGGGAGCGGCTGGCGGCGGAGGGGGCGTTTAGAACTGGGGACCTCGTTGTTGGCCATCAGTGGAGGTGGGCGGGGTGGAGGGACGAGGAAGGGCCTGGCCGAGGCTACTCACAGCTGAAGGGGACAGCTCTCCAGCTCCTCCAGGACTCCGCCGTCCATGACAAACTTGAGCACCTGCTCGTTGGAGAGGCCCTGGTAGGGCTGCTCAGCCAGCGTCACGATCTCCCAGAGCACCACACCGAAGGACCTGGAGCACACACAGGAGGGCCCACACTCAGCACCCGTCACGCTGCTCCGTGGACCCCAAGGCTGGGACGTTCTAGGCCCCTCCGCAGAGCCCCACCAGACATCCGAGTGGGTGGTGAAGACTCCGTCCTTGAGGGACTCGGGGGCCATCCAGCGCACAGGCAGCAGCCCCTTCCCACCCTTGCGGTAATAATCTGTTTCATACACGTCCCGAGTCATCCCAAAGTCTGCAAAGTGAGGGCAGAGCAGGGCGTGGGCCTGAGAAGTCCCCCACAGCATCCGCCCCGGGGGtacctctcccagcctcccctctgtCTTCATAGATCACCCCATAGGAACCCATCTTCCCTGGGACAGGGAGACTGAGAGCCTGGCTGGGGGTGACCTGCAGGCTGTCAGGGTTGGAGATGTGGGCCAAGCCTGGGGTTCTTAATGCCTGGCTTAGGGGCGTCTCTCTATACTATTCAGGCTGCCCCTATCTGCCTGGTACCCACTGTACCCCCAATCTTGACGGTCAAGTCCTGGGACACCATGCAGTTGCGGGCTGCCAGGTCTCGGTGCACAAACTTGTTGGCGGCAAGGTAGGCCATGCCATCTGCGATCTCACCGGCCATCTGCATCATATCGCCCAGAGCTGGCCGTGGGAGCCCTGGGTTGTTCTAAGCCGAGAGAGGGAGCTGGTGAGGAGGAGTGCAGAGGCCGGATCCCTGGCCAAGGATGAGTCCCCTCTGCCCACCCCGTGCCCAAGTGCCCAAGTCTCCTCTAACTCCCCAGCCCCTTGGCCCTGATCGTCCaggtccccacctctgcctcaggTCGCAAAGATCGAAGATGGCTCTTGAGGTCTCCGCGGGTCATCAACTCCATGATGACCAGAGTTGGCTGACCCTGAGACACCACACCTAGGAGACGTACCTAGGATGGACAAAGAGTTTGACTGTAGGTCCATTCAGCTCCTCTTGACCCACAGGGCCAAAGCCTTGACCCACTGTGACCATAACCTGACCCAGACAccaaccctgaccctaaccccaACCATGACCACAAGCCTAATCCTGACCTCACAATGGCCCTGACCTTAACACATGACCTTGGTCAAATTTGACTATCATAACAGTTATAAACTTGGACCAACATAGACCTAGACCCCAGTCATGAACCCAATATTATCTGGACCCTCAGCACTGACCCCCGAGCCGTGACTGAGCTCAGCCCTAGCTAGCCGTGCCCCATTTGACTTTAACCCCCAACCATACACTTTGCCCCAGTGAGGGTCCTAACCTCACCCCAGCTTTGACCTGGAGGACAGGTGGTCTTTTCCCTTATACATGACCTCTGCCCCAGTGATGACCCTGGCAGTGCCCCGACCCTCCCTTACCACATGATGACACTTGAAGGCCTTCATGACAGACGCTTCCTTGAGGAACTCGATGCGCTCCCGTGGGCTGGCCAGCTCATTCACCGTCTTCAGGGCCACGGGCGTGGACTCCTCCCCAGCCTCAAGGCCTTGCACCAGCCCCTCATAGACCATCCCGAAGGAGCCCTGGCCCAGTTCCCGGATTATGGAGATCTGCTCCCGAGGCACCTCCCACTCGTCAGGCACGTACACTGAGGGGAGGCAGGATGCCACTGGCGCCACGCCCCCACCCActtctctcctgtctccctgtcccgcccacctgtccacccacccagACCTACTCTCAGAGGCGCTGAAGTACTCCGGGTTCACAGAAGTATACAGGGTGCTGTTTCTGCAGTGGGAGGCGAGGCATTTGGGCCGGAAGGGTCCAGAAGGAATGTGCAATGTCAGAGGACAAGGAGGCAGGACCTCAGGGAGGAGGAGAactggccacagcccagccctggtcgggGTGAGCCCGGGGAGCCCCCCAGGCAGGGAACAGGGAGAATGCAGAGGTcggggggccaggccaggccgcccTTTGCCTCTTGGACGGCTGACATGGGGCATCCTGGGACAGAGCCTAAGGTGACCAACCGTCCCAGGGGGCTCAGACTGGGGATTCCCAGGAGGCGGGACTTGGACTCTGCCCACCAGCAGAGTCCCAGGTTCAGCAGGAAGAACTGGTCACCATGGCCGAGAGGCACGTCCCCACGCCAGCCCCCAGGGGACGGCGGCTGACTGTAAGGAAGTCCTTTCTGAGGTCTCTCCTCTGTCCCTGCATGCACTGACCTCACGAGGAGGGCtcagggagggggcgggagcCAGGGGCCCTGTCATCACCTCTTCTTGCCGTAGAAGAGACCCAGGGCGGCGAGGACAATGAGCAGCATGAGGCCCACGGGGGTGACGGTGAGGAGCACGTGCAGGCCCCCGGAGTCCTCCTCCTCTGCTGGTCGGAGGACAGAGTTAGGGGGCGGCAGAGGGCAGGATTTCCCACACTGGGAGGTGGGGATTAGGGAGGCTGGAAAGCAAGGGCCTGTGGTAGTGGGGGGGAACGGAGGGGTGGGGGGATGCAGGGGGGTCCCCTGTGGGCAGTGTGGGGACAGAGGCTGTGTATACCTGGGCCGGGGATGTAGAAGGCCACACTCTCTGTCCAAGAGCCGTTGCCAGCCAGTGAGGTCGCTCGAACCCGGGCAGAGTAGTtgccagggggcagcagggccaggtgGACACCACCGAACTTGGCATACCGCAGACGGGACACGCACAGCACAGTGGCTTCCTGAGGGGAACAAGAAACAGGTGGCTGGAAGGGAAGGGATGGGGGCATGCCAAGGAGGCTGGGATGCGGGTGCCCCGGGGTACCCACCTCTCCCAGGCGGCGGTACTTGATCTCGTACTTGAGGACCAGTCCGTTTGGGTCCGGGGGCTCAAGCCAGCGCAGGAGGACGCTGCTCCGGCTGGCAGCCTCCCAGGCCACCTTCCCGGGGATACCATCGGCCTCTCCTGCGGGAGGGGCATCTGGCAGCCAGGCCACAGTAGTTCCTCTCACCTCCATACTCAAACCCAAGCGAAACTGGGCGAAACTGAGAGGTTTGGGGCAGCTCTGGGATTATGGTGACCAGGAGGGGCAAGCAAAGCTGGGGTTCTGGAGCCAGCGGGAGGTCAAACCCGCCAGGCGGGGCATTCATTGCACCGGGTCCTTGGGGTCAGTGGCGGGGGTGCGGGTGTCACCTACTGTGCGGCATCGTGCGTGCAAAGACGAAGGTGGCGGCGCTGCAGCCCACGGTGTGCGCCGCGTGGTTGCAGGCGTGGATGTCGATCCGGTATTCGGTGAAGTGGCGCAAGCCACTCAGCACCGCTCGCTCCCGGGGCACCTTGTCCTCCTGGATCTCGAAATCCGAACTGTTGCCCCCGAGTCGGAGGGTCCCGGCGGACCGGCGGTGCCGCCCCGAGTCGCTGGGGAGGGCGCGGGTCAGAGCAGCGATCCCGTCCCGGAGCCACGCCCCCCGCCTCCCAGCCTCCCGCCCCGTCCTAGCTCACCTTTGGGGACTCTTGTTGATGGACGTGACCTTCCAAGGGGATCTAGGGAGGCCGGGGTGGTCCTCATCAGAACTCGTTCGGGACGGGGCCTGCACCCTCGGCTGCCACCCACAGCCTCCGGACCCACCCGcaagccaggccccgcccacaaagccccaccccctctccggcccctccccgccagcccTCGCCGGGTCGCACGCACTTGGGGATGGTGATGGCATTGTGTAGAAAGTTCTCAAACTTCTTTTGGAACGAAGCCTCTTGCGCTTCCAGCGGGGGCACGACCTGCCCAGGGTGTGGGTGCTGGCAAGGGCAGCAGCCCGGCTCTGTCTCGGCCTCAAGTTCCCCGTCCTCGCGGTCGAAGCGCGGGTCGGTGTTGCTGGTGGGCAGCCGCAAGCCTGGCGACACGGCGGGCAAGAGGACAGTTAGGTGAGCTCCCCGCCCGGCTCcccgctgccctgccctgccctggcgcCCCGGCCCCGGCACCGCGGTGGCAGTAGTCGTTGAGGTAGAGGTCGGCGTCCTCCGCCAGCcgctgccacagcaccaggtaGTAGGTGTTGTTTCCGTTGCGCTGCGTGGGTGGCTTCCAGCGCaccaggaggtgggaggaggaatTGGACGTGGAGATGACCTCTTGGGGCACcgtgggtgctgggggtgggaggacggTAGAGCTCAGGGTTGTCTGCCAGGATCCTCTCTCTCTGGGGTCCAATTCTCCCCTTCTTCCACGGAACAGGTGGCCCTAAACTCCACTTCCAGAACCTGGTCTTCAGTTCTGTCTTTCCTGTCACCAAAGGCCTCTGAGttcctgtaactcttcctcttgcTGTGTCCCAGCCCAGACTCCCCCAGGGACCCAGGCAAATGCCCTGATTTCTTTCTAGGACTCAAGCAGgtgggcccccagcccccagcgccaGGCACTCACTGTCCCGGCAGCCCGACTTCTGGTGCCCAGCGTCCCGCAGCTTCACCAGGCCTTGGGGGCCTGACTCTCActgcctcctgccttctgcctacCTGCAGGCAGGGTGCGGAGGTAGACGATGGGGCTCTGGGCTCCCGGGTGGGGGCTGTCCTCTGCGGTGGTCAGCGTGATGGCCCGCACAAACACTGCATACTGGGTCCAGGGTTTGAGGGGGGCCAGGgtcacccctggctcctgggtgcgACTGAGGGGCAGCTCCACATCCAACAGGTTCCAGCTCTGGGCGCCACAGGCATCTGGACCCACGTGCTCCGTAGCATTCTGGAATGGGCTGAAGACACCCCAGCACGGGCAGCTGAGGGGCAGCTCCACCCCAGGCCCAGGACTCAGCACCCCCTCCTCTCTGGTCACCACAGAATGTCCTTGTCATCCTTCTGGGATGCATGAGGGCACAGCCACGACTCCAGCCACCTGTGAGACCCTGTGGGGGCTCTGTGGCATCTGTGCTGCCAGCCGAATTGGGGATGAAATATCTCTCCATCGCCGGCAGGAAATGTCGAACTTTAGTCTCAGTAAATATTCTGAAAGCTGGTACAATAAGAGGCCTCCTTTCTAGGGACAGTAAGTAGCGGGGTTATCCTAACTCATCCCAAGTGGATTGCCTGGAACCACAAGCTGGACTACTCTCTTTCCAAGGACACCGTGTCTTAACCTGGGCCCATGAATGGGCTCTGGCAGTCAAAAAGCCTCCAACACTATAGACAAAGTTTTGTACGTGTGTGGTTCTCTAGAGAGAGGGTTCCTAGCTTCTAGGAGCTTCTCACACATGTACATAATCCCAAAAGACCGAGATCCATAGCCACAGAGAAATGATTGGGGCCAGAAGCCACCAGTgaaggaggccagggcagggacagAGGGCAGAGCTTGGGGAGGGACCAGTGGCACTAGGGGTAGAGGAGGCTGGTCCCTGGGGGAGACAAAAGTGGAGCCCACAGGGGAGAGACCAAGGTAGAACATGGGGAACAGCGGAACATTCTACGGATGTTCTTGTTGGTTTCTTTGGAGGGAGGGGAGTTCAGGCTGAGCCAGGGACAGAAGGAGGCTGTGGTGGTGCGGAGCTGAGGCTTGCCTGGAAATGCGTCCTCGTTGAGGCCCAGAAGCAAGATAGCTGAGGAGCAGGAGGGGAGTGCAGAGTGGATGCCATGGGGTGCATCACACTGAGTAGATCTGGGTCTGCTCAGAGCCAGCATCAAGCCAGCATGCACGGGGTGTGTCTCGGCGAGAGCCCCGCCACAGCTACACTACCAGGCAGTGATGGTAGGAGGGCTCCCCATGCTCTCTGCCCTTTGAGCCCCGAGGCAGCTCTGTAGAGTTGCCCAGATTGTGAACTGCACAAACTGGAGGGTGTCACACTGCTTTTTTAAAGTGTGATCTGTGAACCAGCGGCTTCGGCAATACCTGGGAGTTGTTAGAAACACAGATCACTGGGCCCCACTCAGCACTAGCTGAATGTGACTCTGTAGGAGtggggcccaggaatctgcattcaACAGGTGCTCCTGCTCCCCATGGCagagaccttctctctctctttttttttttttttgacaggcagagtggacagtgagagagagagacagagagaaaggtcttccttttgccgttggttcaccccccaatggctgctgcagccgttgcaccacgctgatctgaagccaggagccaggtgcttctcctggtctcccatgtgggttcagggcccaaggacttgggccatcctccactgcactcccgggccatagcagagagctggcctggaagaagagcaaccgcgacagaatccagcgccccgactgggactagaacgcagtgtgccagcgctgcaggcggaggattagcctagtgagccgcagcgccggccatagagaCCTTCTCTTACCACTGATGCCTAGGTCAGCCTTGGCCATTCAAGTGGGCCTTCAACCCACCGGCTTCCGTCCTCCCTCCTCCAGGGCCAAGCCCTGGGCTACTGGTCAGCTAAGACCTCTCTTCCAAGTCAGGTGGCCCCATCTTTTACCCACATACAGGGTGAACATGCCTGCCCTCTAGCTGGTCATCCAGAGGCCACTTACTTTCCCTAAGGAAACCTCTTTTGATTCTTATCCACGTTTTCCTGTGGTCTAACCATTATCCTTCCTGCTAGGGTCAGTCCACTCcaaagaaaaagagcagctggCCCCCACCAGTCCCTGTGCCCTCCCTCCTTCAGGCTTTAATGAAACAATGGCAAAACTCATAAAATTGGCCAAATTAGTGGGCACTCCCCAAACCGCTGCTGGGGCAGGAGCATGTGGTCAGTAGGAGCATTAGCATAGTGAATTGGAGCTTCATTATCAGAGCCTTCCCAGCAGAATggctctcctgggctcccagaagCCATGACCCTTCCATTCCACTtggcggggaaactgaggctctgaggaATGAGGAGGATGAGGGCAGAGAGCCAGCATGCGGCTTGGGCATCCTGGTTCCTCGGCTTTGCACGGCCCTGCTGAGCTCTGCCCTCACCTGTCCagggagggcgggggcggggcagaatTGGTTTGGCTCCGTCCCTTTCTGGCCCCGCCCCGAGTGGCCCCGCCCCGGTACTCACGACTCCTTGTAGTACACGATGAAGCTGAGCAGGTCGCGGGCCTCCTGCGGCTCGTAGCGCTCCCAGCGGAGCAGGATGCGGTTTGCCTCCGTCACGTTGGACACGAAGCGCAAGGTGCGAGTCTGGCCTGGGCGGGCCGGGAGGTGAACGCCTGCTCGTAACGACCCTGTCTCCGGCGGGGGACCCCGCCCCGACCCCACAGAGGCTTTGTCCCCcgcccccaagtggctgctgtgtTTGATGAATGTGTGCGGGGCTCGGGCTTTGGGGAGGGTCCCCGGGCTCACAGGAGGCGCGGTCCCCGTTGGTGCGCGGGTTGATCTCAGCCTTGTTCTGCCGCCCTCTCGTGCCTGTGACCTCCTCCAAGCGGTAGATGAGCTCCAGGCAGAGGCGCGGGTTGAAGGCAAAGTAGATCTTGCCCACCGGGATGGTGAGGCCAGTGGCCACCCAGGACCCCAGCTGCTGTAGGTTCTGGTTGTCCAGCACATACAGAGTGTAGTTCCTGGGGGGAGGCCAGGGGACCTTGCTCtgcagggaggtgggggcagggggcagccacGCGGATGCTTATGGGCTCTTTCCAagaggggctgtgctggggggaggggggcactcAGTCTCTAGCCAGAAGGCGTTGTGCACACACTCTGTGATGTGGGGCAAGCCACCCACCCTCTCCATTTTCCTCATCGGTGACATGGGGTCAGTAAGCTCCCTGgctgcttccttccttcatctCGCTTTAACTGAGCACCTGCGAGGTGCCAGGCTGTGCTGGTTTGGGGACACCACCATGGAGTGGTGGTACTTTGTCTGGGTCATGCCTCTCCATCCAGGGTGTGGGCACCACTGGTGTCCACGAGAAGCCACGGAAACCACTTGACTGGGTGGTTAAGACGTTTATTTGATTTTGAAAAGTCCCGGCTACCTTATGGGTGGGCCTTGACAGGTGGGTAGTAGGAACGGGTTTCACACTCTGGCAGTGTCACTGTGCAGCTGAGGGGATCGGGCGACTGTAGCCCACTTTTACAGCTACCTTTAACCACAACTTACGTTGCATCTACTGCATTCCAAGTAAGATTCGCAAAAGCCCTAAGAAAGCAGTCAtgttagccccattttacagatgggaaaaccgAGGAGTTAAGTAACCTACCCATAGCCAAACAGCTAGTACACAGAACTGGTCCCAGAGCCCTTTCTCTTTAACATTCTTTTgggacagctgggggaggggtgtggtcGGAGGCCTGATTTTGACCCCTTACCCGTCCACCATGGCATCCCCCCGGATCAGTTTGAGGTTCTTGAAGAAGCTCAGGGATACCAGGGCAAAGGAGTGCTTGATTTTGAGGAAGCCGGTGATGGTCTCGACCAGCCCCAGGCTGCGCTGCAGCTCCGGCTCCAGGTtgtctggggggcgggggaggggagggagacagggctgAAGCAGGAGCAGGGAAGCCGCTGGGcccacagggcaggggtgggggtgaggagggccCCAGAGGAGGTGGGGCCTCGGGGGTGGGACCCAGGGTTGGGGGGAGCGGAGCTCCATCGGCCTTCAGAAAGGGTGTGGTCCCGAAGTGGGTACTAACAGCCCTGCCGCAGGTTGAGGATGAGGCTtccctccacgtgggtgcagcccGCCAGGTCCTGTGCTGCTTGGACGGAGTCGATGGTCTTGGTGCCTACCTTGCACTCTTTGGGACACAGCCCCTCACACTTGTGGCAGAAGATGCTAGCAGGGGCAAGCAGATGGCGTGAGCTTCGGACCAGTGTGGGCCTCCTCACTGCTCCAAAGGGAGCCTCCCccatccaccccaccccacgctcACCTGCTGCCATTACGGGTGAAGCCTGgggggcactgggccaggcaacTGCCTTGGTGGATGCCGAAGGTGGAGGTGCGGCCAGGCACGGCACGCAGGCTGGCGCAGTCCTCGGCCGTGACGCAGCGCCAGGACTCATGCTGGTAGGTACCTGGAGGGCAGGCGCGGAGGCAGGCACCCTGGAAGTAGAGGTGGCGGCAGGCTACACAGGCACGAGGGTCttcaggctggctgcagccccccaGGCACTCGGCGTGGCAACACTCGCCCCTTGCTGTGcaggccagcccctgggggcagggacACACTGTGGGCAGAGTGCTGGGTTAGGCCTTGCCCATGAACCCTCGGTCAGGTCTGCCCTTTCCAACCCTGGCCCCGAGCCCTTCCTCCTGCCGTGACGCAATCCGTCTGAACCCAAGTCCCTCCAGGTCATGGCTGCCCACTGTTTCTGCCAAGG
This genomic window from Lepus europaeus isolate LE1 unplaced genomic scaffold, mLepTim1.pri SCAFFOLD_491, whole genome shotgun sequence contains:
- the LOC133755456 gene encoding insulin receptor-related protein; protein product: MAVLSLWPWGACLLGILLSLGFGLDTLEVCPSLDIRSEVAELRRLENCSVVEGHLQILLMFTATGEDFRRLSFPRLTQVTDYLLLFRVYGLESLRDLFPNLAVIRGARLFLGYALVIFEMPHLRDVGLPALGAVLRGAVRVEKNQELCHLSTIDWGLLQPAPGANHIVGNKLGEECADVCPGVLGASGEPCARTTFSGHTDYRCWTSSHCQRVCPCPQGLACTARGECCHAECLGGCSQPEDPRACVACRHLYFQGACLRACPPGTYQHESWRCVTAEDCASLRAVPGRTSTFGIHQGSCLAQCPPGFTRNGSSIFCHKCEGLCPKECKVGTKTIDSVQAAQDLAGCTHVEGSLILNLRQGYNLEPELQRSLGLVETITGFLKIKHSFALVSLSFFKNLKLIRGDAMVDGNYTLYVLDNQNLQQLGSWVATGLTIPVGKIYFAFNPRLCLELIYRLEEVTGTRGRQNKAEINPRTNGDRASCQTRTLRFVSNVTEANRILLRWERYEPQEARDLLSFIVYYKESPFQNATEHVGPDACGAQSWNLLDVELPLSRTQEPGVTLAPLKPWTQYAVFVRAITLTTAEDSPHPGAQSPIVYLRTLPAAPTVPQEVISTSNSSSHLLVRWKPPTQRNGNNTYYLVLWQRLAEDADLYLNDYCHRGLRLPTSNTDPRFDREDGELEAETEPGCCPCQHPHPGQVVPPLEAQEASFQKKFENFLHNAITIPKSPWKVTSINKSPQSDSGRHRRSAGTLRLGGNSSDFEIQEDKVPRERAVLSGLRHFTEYRIDIHACNHAAHTVGCSAATFVFARTMPHREADGIPGKVAWEAASRSSVLLRWLEPPDPNGLVLKYEIKYRRLGEEATVLCVSRLRYAKFGGVHLALLPPGNYSARVRATSLAGNGSWTESVAFYIPGPEEEDSGGLHVLLTVTPVGLMLLIVLAALGLFYGKKRNSTLYTSVNPEYFSASEMYVPDEWEVPREQISIIRELGQGSFGMVYEGLVQGLEAGEESTPVALKTVNELASPRERIEFLKEASVMKAFKCHHVVRLLGVVSQGQPTLVIMELMTRGDLKSHLRSLRPEAENNPGLPRPALGDMMQMAGEIADGMAYLAANKFVHRDLAARNCMVSQDLTVKIGDFGMTRDVYETDYYRKGGKGLLPVRWMAPESLKDGVFTTHSDVWSFGVVLWEIVTLAEQPYQGLSNEQVLKFVMDGGVLEELESCPLQLQELMSRCWQQNPRLRPTFTHILDSIQEELRPSFRLLSFYYSPACRGARGSLLPTDAEPDSSPNPKGPSLDCSPQNGGPGH